Below is a window of Planctomycetes bacterium MalM25 DNA.
CGGCCATCTCCGTGGTGCTGGTCGCGACGCTGTGGCCGACCGTCTGGGCCTCTTCCTTCGTGCGGAGCTGCTCGGTGATGACGCTCCAGGTCGCCATGGCGCCGATGTGCTCGCCGTTCTTGTCGGTGATCGCGACGACCCACAGGTCGAGCGTCTCGTCACCGATCTTGATGTTGGTCTTGACCGGCAGGTTCGACGGGTCCGCCAGGAGGCGGCGCTGGTGCGACGGGTCCTTGTGGAACTGGTCGATGCTCGAGCCAACAATCGTGTCCGCCGGGACCGGCAACAGGTGCTGGATCTTACGGAGCGTTGTGAGCGACGCCGGGTTCATGTAGCGGACGACCAAGTCGCGGTCGGCAAACATGACGTTGATCGGCAGGTTCTCGACCATGTTCATCACGCGGGCCGCGTCGGCGCTCTCGCGCTTCGTCTCGGTGATGTCCGAGGCGATCTTCACAACCTTTGTCACCTGGCCGTTCTCGTCCAGCACCGGGTTGTAAGAGGCCGAGATCCAGACCTCCTCGCCCGACTTGGTGAACCGCTTGAACTCACCCGAGGCGAACTGGCCGCGGGCCAGATCTTCCCAGAAGCGGCGGTACTCGTCCGAGGCGGTCTCGGTCGGGTCGACGAACATCCGGTGGTGCTGGCCGGCGATCTCGCCGAGCGAGTAGCCGAGCACCGATAGGAAGTTCTCGTTCGCCGAGAGGATCTCGCCCTGCGGGGTGAACTCGATCACGGCCTGGGAACGGCCGAAGGCGTCCAGGATCGCCCGGGCGTCGTCGGTCGGCTGCTCGATGACGGCGGCCGGGGCGGGTTCGTTCTTGGTCTTGCTACTGAACATGGATTGGGTCTCTCTCGGCAAACGTTGTGCTGGCGTAGGACCGGGCGTGGTGTCGTCAACTGCGAGAGCCCCGGTCTCGGGATCGCAGAAACGTGGGACACGAACCGGGACGGGGCTTGGCGAGCCCCTCAGCTGGGCGCCCGCACCGGGCGACCGCGCAAGGCGACAAATCATCCAGAACATGCGGCCCGTCCCGCGCCAGACGCTCGATACGCCCGCACGACCCGACGGAACGTTCAAAAGGTTCGCGGTACGGGAGGGGTGGCAAAACCGCAAAAAGATGGCGTCCCGCGTCGGGTTGCGCCGGTGGCGACAGTTGGACGGACCCCTGATTCGCGAGTCCACACCCTTTGACGGGGTTTGCCGTTCGGTTGGGCGCTCGACCGAGACGCCGCGAGTATTATCATGAGGGCTTGCCCACCTCCGTCCCCCGATCTCCGGGGGGCGATCCTCCCCCACCGCTAGCTCTTTTCCCCTCTGCTACAAGCCATGAAGATCGCAGTCATCGGCACCGGGTACGTCGGCCTCGTGACCGGCACGTGCTTCGCCAACTCGGGCAACGACGTCACCTGCATCGACATCGATGAGAAGAAGATCGAGGGCCTGAAGAAGGGGGTCATCCCGATCTACGAGCCCGGCCTCAAGGAGCTGGTGCTCCGCAACTCCGAGGCGGGCCGGCTGCACTTTACGACCGACACCCCTTCCGCCGTGAAGTCGGCCGAGATGGTCTACCTGGCGGTCGGCACGCCGCAGGGCGACGACGGCTCGGCCGACCTGTCGGCCATGTGGGCCGTCACCAAGGCGATCGCCCCGCACCTGCAGGACGACGCGATCGTCGTCACCAAGAGCACCGTGCCGGTCGGCACCAACGCCACGATCTTCGGCATGCTGAAGGAGCTGACCGGCCGCGAGTGCCACGTCGCGAGCAACCCGGAGTTCCTCAAAGAGGGCGCCGCGATCGACGACTTCATGAAGCCCGACCGCGTGGTCGTGGGCGTCCGCTGCGAGTTCGTCCGCGACAAGCTCGAGCAGCTCTACGCCCCCTTCCTGCGGACCGAGAAGCCGTTCCTCTCGATGTCGCCCGAGTCGGCCGAGATGACCAAGTACGTCGCCAACGCGCTGCTGGCGACCAAGATCTCCTTCATCAACGAGATGGCCAACCTCTGCGAGAAGATGGGCGGAGACATCAACGACGTCCGCCGCGGAATCGGCCACGACAGCCGCATCGGCTTCGCCTTCCTCTTCCCGGGCGTCGGCTACGGCGGCAGCTGCTTCCCGAAGGACGTCCGCGCCCTCACCGCGATGACCGAGGGCAAGGGCAACATCCCCGAGATGCTCCGCGCGGTCGACAACGTCAACGAGCGTCAGAAGACCGTCCTGTTCGACAAGGTGAACACGCAGTTCGACGGCGACCTGAAAGGGAAGCGGATCGCCATCTGGGGCCTGGCGTTCAAGCCGGAGACCGACGACATCCGCGAAGCGCCCGCCCTCGTGTTGATCAGGCAGCTCCAGGAGGCCGGCGCGACCGTCGTCGCCCACGACCCCGAGGCGATCGAGAACGTCCAGGCGGAGACCACCGGCGTCGAGTTCACCGAGCGGGCGATGGACGCCCTCAAGGACGCCGACGCCCTGTGCGTCTGCACCGACTGGAAGGCGTACCACCAGCCCGACTTCGCCGAGATGTACCAGCTGATGGCTCAGCCGGTCGTGTTCGACGGCCGCAACCTGTACGACCCCGAGCGGATGAAGGCCCGCGGCTACGCCTACCACTCGATCGGCCGCGTCGCCGTGGATGGCCGCAAGGCGTAGAGCCACGCACCAACGCGCAAACGAAAGGCCACGCCGGGTGGACCCGGCGTGGCCTTTATCGTTAAAAGAGACGCGGGCTCACTCAGCGGCGGCGAGTGCCCGCGACGCCGACGAGACCCAGCAGGCCGAAAAGTTCAGCGAGGTAGCGAGTCACGCCCCGTGATCGCTTCGGGAATCCGTCCCCGCCGCAGCGATTGCCCCGCTAAACCAGCGACGAATCTGCTGTAAACGATTTCTCGGCGCCAAGGCCGCGGGCGAGGGTTAAACGCTTGGCGACCGTCGCCATCCCGTCGACATGCCCCTATAGTCGCTTCACAGCTGCGACGAGCACCTTCCCGACCTGCCGAACAACCTTTCTCACCCTGGAAAGACCTTGTTTAAGCCGCCCCATCGCGTTGACGCCCGCCGCGCGTTCACACTGGTCGAGCTGCTGGTGGTGATCGCCATCATCGGTATTCTGGTCGCCCTCTTGTTGCCGGCGGTGCAGGCCGCGCGCGAGTCGGCTCGTCGTACGCAGTGCAACAACCAGCTCAAGCAGATCGGGCTGGCGTTGCAGAACTACCACGACTCCCAGGGTCAGTTCCCCAAGGGACGCAACTCGACCAGCGAGGTGGGCGTCGGCTGGAGCTTCCTGATCCTCCCCCAGATGGAGGAGAACGCGATCCACGACGCTTACGACGCCACCCAGCCCGTGCACGCCGAAGCGAACGCCGCCGCGATGCGCACGCCGATCTCGGCCTACATCTGCCCCAGCCGCCGGTCGGTCACGGCCGATCGCAACTTCGACAACAACGACCAGGGCGCCGGCGCCAACGGCGAACCGCTCGGCGTGGCGGTGGCCGGCGACTACGCGGCCAACGCCGGCTTGGAAGAGGATATGGGCATGGAGAACAACGATTACGAGGAGGGCCAGGTCGACGAAGACAGCGCGATCGACTTCGTCCACTGGCACGCCGACGCCTCGCTCGTGGGACCGATCTTCAGCAACTCGCGCATCCGGGCACGCCACATCACCGACGGCCTGTCGAAGACCTTCGCGATTGGTGAGAAGCACGTGCGGCCCCGGGACTCGGATTGGACCGACGCGGAAGCGCACTCTAAGCAGGGCGACACCTGCTTCTTGGCCGCCGACAACCTCAAGACAATCCTCCGCGGCACCGAGGACGGCCTCGCCAGCGGACCCAACGACGACTCGCGACGCAGCGTCACGATGTTCGGCAGCTCGCACCCGGGCGTCGTGCTGTTCGTCTTCGCCGACGGCCACACCGAATCCCTCTCGACCAGCCGCAGCGGGTTCGCCAACGTGAACCCCAACCAAGTCGGCGACGTTCCCGACCCGACCGACCCGGAGGACCTCGACGAGGTCGAGCAGTGGGGCTGGCTCATGGCGATGAGCACGATCGCCGGGGAGGAGATCATCTCCGACTGACCCGACGCTTCAGGGCTTGAAGCGGTTCCGCAGAGGCTCCCGCCGCGGACCGCGGCGCGGCGGTGGCGGGGCGCCCAGGATCACCATCGTGAGCACGCGGTAGCGGTGCGGTTTGAAGGGCTCTAGCAAGCGGAGCATCTCCTCGTCGTCGCTCCGCTCGGCGCCGGTGAAGAAGTGGGCCAAGTGGTGGGGGTGGCCGTAGTCGCCCAGCACCACCGAGTCGGCGTCGCCGAGGCCCGCGCCGCGCAGGTAGCCGACTGTCCACGGCCCCACGCCCGGCTGCTTCAGCAAGAACTCGCTAAGGCGATCCGCGGCGCCCGGTTCGACGCCCGCGCCCCACACGCGCTCGATCGCGGGGGCGATCTTCGCCAGCCGCTGGATCGTCCGCGCGTGCTTCGGCAGGATGTCGCACTCCATTAGCTCGTAAGTCGCTAGCCCCGCGAGCCGCTCCGCGGCGGGGGGCGTGAACAGGCCCTGCGACCCAGGAACCTCATCGCCGAAACGCTGGAGCAGCCGTCGCCAGCCTCGGCAGGCGTCGCGGAACGCGATGAGCTGCTGCAGCACCACCTGCACGAGCCGCTCGAACGCGATCGGCAAGCGCGGCAAGCGGAGCCCGTGCACCTTCGGCGTGATCTTCAGCAGCCGGCCGGTCGGTCGGAAAGTCGATGGATCGTCGAGCAAGCCGAACAACGCCGGCAGGCGCCCCTCGATCCACCCCGCGCCCTCTCCTTGCACGACGACTCGCAGCGCCTCATCGCGGTGCGTCGCCGCCAAGGCGACCGGCCCCTCGGGCGTGCGTATTGCGAGCTGAGCGCGATGATCGTCGTGCCGCAAGCAGGGGTTGCCCGTCCCCATGGTGAGGACGGTCATCGTCCGCCCCAGGTGGTACGGTCCCGTGATCGGCAGATGGACCTCGCAGCTCGACATGCCGTACCGACCAGATGGACAGGATCAACAGGATGCCCAAGATTGTCTTATCATCCCGTCGATCCTGTAAGTCCTGCCCAAGAGATCGACCGCGACGACGAATCGTCAATATGAACCAGCAAGAGATCAACGACGCTGAGTGGGGCGACCCCGCGAACTGGACCTGGGGCGTTTACCGCAGCACGCGGGACACGCGTGTCTGGGTCCCCAAGCAGATCAAGTGGACCGGCTGGACGCTCAACTTCGCAAAGCCCGCGGCGAAGTGGTGGATGGTCGCGATCCTCTCGCCGGCGCTGATCGTCGCGACGCTGTGCATCGCAACCTCGGCGTCACGGTAACGTCTGGCGGTGATAACCGCGGCCGAAGCACACCCCTGTAGGAGGCGTCTCCGACGCCAATAACGCGTGACGAGCTGCTCTCGCCTGACTCACCGCCATCGGCGTCGGAGACGCCTCCTACAGATCGATTAAACCAGCAGCGGCCCGCCGTCGGTCTCGTCCCACAGCTTGCGGACCTCGCCGAGGCCGTAGACGCAGAGCTCGAACTCGTCGCTCAGACGCTCGAGCAGTTCGCTGGGGGCGACCTCCTTCTGAACCGGGATCTTGCTCGCCACGGCGTAGCTCCGCTTGCCCATCTGGCGGTAGTCGAGCAGCGCGTCCTTGCCGCCCGCGTGGCGGAGGCGGTCGGCCACCTCGGGGAAGACGCCGGTCCAGAACAGGGTGAAGTCGCCGATGTGCCGGTGCAGCGTCCGCTTGGCGGGGCCGCGGCGTTCCTCGGCCTCCATCAGCATGTCGGCGACCTGCGTGAGCCGCTCGCCACGCACGCCGCGCACGCTGTAGATGTCGTCCGACGCGATGAAGCGCGTGAGCAGCCCGGTCACGTAGTCGATGAGCGGGGGGTCGGCCACGCCCAGTTCGGACATGAAGGCCTGCTCGGTCACGCCGGCGAAGAAACGCCGGGCGGCCGACTCGTCGCGGTCGGCTTGGGATCGATCGTCAAGCATCTCTGAACGCTCTCCGGGGCACGGGCTGTAAGCCGCGCCATGCGGGAGAGGGCCACCATCGCGATCGGCCGGAGCGAACCCCCAACTGTCGCCGAGGGACCAGCCGTCGCCGGGGGACCAAGGCCCGCTGGCGCGCCGTCGTGGTATGCGGAATATCGTCATTCCGCCGCCTGTGACTTCTCCAATATTGTAATTACCAGCTCGCCGCGAGGCCAAAATTCGGGCTGCTATCGGCAACGTAATAAAGAAGAGAAAACCGCCAAGACGCCAAGAGCGCCAGGGTTCGCCAAGAAACTGGGAGGAACCACAACGAGCCCAACGGTCGCCTGCTTGCGGCGAACAGGACGGCTCAAGCCGTTGAATGGCAAACGCGGGGTGCGACCCTCCCCTAGCCCCTCCCTGGAAGGGAGGGGAATGGAAGCTCAGCGCTGCCACCTAGAGGTGCTTGGCGTCGTGGCGGTTCATTCCTCGAGCGCCGCCAGCAAGGTCGCCACGTAGTCGCCCACCTCTTTGAGCACCTCGGCGTGGGGGCGGCTGGCCGCTTCGGCGACGCGCTTCACGATCGCCGAGCCGACGATCAGGCCGTCCGCCACCGGCGCCAACAGCTTCACGTGCTCCGGCTGGCTGACGCCGAAGCCGATGCAGATCGGCAGGTCGGTCTGCTCGCGGAGCCAGCCGACGTTGTCGACCAGGTCGGGCGGCAGCTGCGTCCGCTCGCCCGTGATGCCGGCGACCGACACGTAGTAGACGAATCCGGTCGACGTCTCGCAGATCCGCACCGCGCGGTCGCGCGGCGTGGTGGGCGTGACGAGCTGGATGAGCGACAGGCCACGCTCGCCGGCGACCTTCGCCAACGCGGGCGACTCCTCGACCGGCAGGTCGGGAACAATCAGCCCCGCGACGCCCCGCGAGGCGACATCGTCGCAGTAGCGCTCGACGCCGTGGCGGAAGATGATCGCGTAGCTGACCATCGTGACCGCCGGAGCGCCCAAGCCGGGGCAGGTCTCGCCGAGCATGTCGAGGATGCCGGCGAGCTTGATCTTCTTTTCCAGGGCGCGCGTGTAGCTCGCCTGGATGACGGGCCCGTCGGCGATCGGGTCGCTGTAGGGCACGCCCACTTCGCACAGCGACGCCCCCCGGCCCACGACCTCCTTCAGGACCGCCGCGGTGAACGCGAGGTCCGGGTCGCCGGCGGTGACGAACGGCATGAGGGCCTTGCGGCCGTCGGCGCGGAGCTTGGCGAAAAGTTCGGGGATCATGCGAAGGCGGAATGGGGAAGGCGGGGTGCGGGACGCTTGGTCAATCTAACCCGTAAGTGAGAGATCTTCGATCCGTCGGGCGCTGTGGTAGATCCGCAGAATATAGAGCGCCTGATCAACCACCTGATAGAAGACAAGATACGGTTCCACCAAGAAGCGGCGGCAACCTCCGACTCTTGGATCCCGCTCGCCGCGCTCCGGGTGATGGCGTGTCAGTTCGATCTGATCATGGATGAGCCGCACCATCCGATCCGCCAGCTCGATACGGTAGGCAGCATGGTACTCCCACACACACGCCAGATCGCTGCGAGCGGGATCGGTAATGATCACCTTGAGGCTCAAGACTTCTGATGCCTCCGGTGCATCTCGTCCAAGAACGCATCGGGGTCCCAATCGGAGACCTCACCACGGGTGATGGCCTCTTCCGCCTCAGCAAGACCTTTACGCATGTACTCGACATGCGCCTCGTCGGCGTCGAGCTGCTCGTTGGCGGCGGCGGGCTCGGCCGCCCCCCCCTTGAGCCGCTCGGCGATGCAGCGACGCAGGAACTCCTCCAGCGTGACGCCCTGGGCGTCCGCCATGCGGATGGCGTCGGCGCGAAGTTCTTCGGGTAAGTCGATATTGATGCTGACCATCTGATCGTGCTCCGGGGCTACCCGTAGTTTACTCCCTTCAGCCGCGCGATCTCCATCGCGTCCTTGTCCCCCCGCCCGCTCAGGCAGACAACGACCACCTCGTCCGGCGAGCGCTCGGCGGCGACTTCCATCGCCATCGCCACCGCGTGCGAGCTCTCCAGCGCGGGCATGATGCCCTCGTTGGCGGCGCACGCGTCGAAGGCGTCCATCGCGGTCGTGTCGCGGCAGCTCGTGTAGCGGACGCGCTGCGTGTCCTTCCAGTAGCTGTGCTCCGGGCCGACGCCCGGGTAGTCGAGACCGGCGGACATGCTGTGGACGTCGCAGGTCTGGCCGTCGTCGTCTTGCATGACGTAGCTGAACGAACCGTGCAGCACGCCGGGCTGGCCGTAGGTCAGCGGGCTCGCGTGGTCGCCCGCCTGGTCGGAGCGTCCGCCCGCCTCGACGCCGATCAGCTCGACGCCCTCGTGCTCGACGAACGGGTAGAACATGCCGGCCGCGTTCGACCCGCCGCCGACGCAGGCGACGACCGCGTCGGGCAGGCGTCCCATCCGCTCCTGGCACTGGGTGATGGTCTCCTTGCCGATGACTGATTGGTAGTCGCGCACGATCCGGGGGAAGGGGTGCGGGCCGACGACCGAGCCGAGGATGTAGTGGGTCTCCTCGACCGAAGCCATCCAGTCGCGCATCGCCTCGTTGATTGCGTCGCGGAGGGTCCGCGCGCCGCTCGTCACGGGGCGGACCTCCGCGCCCAGCAGCTTCATCGCGAAGACGTTCGGCGCCTGCCGGCGGATGTCCTCCTCGCCCATGTAGACGACGCACGGCAATCCGAAGTGCGCGCAAGCGGTCGCCGTCGCCACGCCGTGCTGGCCGGCGCCCGTCTCGGCGATGACGCGTTTCTTGCCCATCCGCTGGGTCAGCAGGCACTGGCCGAGCGTGTTGTTGATCTTGTGGGCGCCCGTGTGGTTCGTGTCCTCGCGCTTGAACCAGATCTGGGCGCCGCCGCACTTCTGGCTCAGCCGCTTCGCGTGGTAGAGCGGAGAGGGCCGGCCGACAAAGTCCCGCCACAGCTCGTCCAGCTCCGCCTGGAAAGCGGCGTCGGACCGCGATTTCTCGTACTCGACCGCCAGCTCGTCGAGCGCTCGGACCAGGGTCTCGGGGACGTAGCGCCCGCCGAAATCGCCGAAACGCCCGGCGGCGTCGGGCACGTTGGGGCTGGCGGCTTCACGGGGGGGGGCGGTGGTGCTCATGGTACGATTGTCGGCTGCTGGAGCGGATAGGATCAAGCGGGCAGTTACTAACCGCCAAGACGCCAAGAGCGCCACGGAAAGCTAGGGGTTTCCAATGCCGGGGTCTTTTCCGCAATCGCCAGCGTCTGAGACTGGAGTAGGGCCCCCCTCGTGGGCCATACGGTTCTTCTCAGTTC
It encodes the following:
- the bdlA_3 gene encoding Biofilm dispersion protein BdlA, translated to MFSSKTKNEPAPAAVIEQPTDDARAILDAFGRSQAVIEFTPQGEILSANENFLSVLGYSLGEIAGQHHRMFVDPTETASDEYRRFWEDLARGQFASGEFKRFTKSGEEVWISASYNPVLDENGQVTKVVKIASDITETKRESADAARVMNMVENLPINVMFADRDLVVRYMNPASLTTLRKIQHLLPVPADTIVGSSIDQFHKDPSHQRRLLADPSNLPVKTNIKIGDETLDLWVVAITDKNGEHIGAMATWSVITEQLRTKEEAQTVGHSVATSTTEMAATIEEIAKNVSRTATLAQQAESHAQSSTSSTDALQESSRAIGKVVGVIQELADQTNLLALNATIEAARAGESGRSFAVVANEVKDLASETSNATQSIEQSVQEIQSRISEVSESTRQITESVTEVSSNTNTVAAAIEEQSITMGELSKTAEGLTKLTAE
- the tuaD gene encoding UDP-glucose 6-dehydrogenase, coding for MKIAVIGTGYVGLVTGTCFANSGNDVTCIDIDEKKIEGLKKGVIPIYEPGLKELVLRNSEAGRLHFTTDTPSAVKSAEMVYLAVGTPQGDDGSADLSAMWAVTKAIAPHLQDDAIVVTKSTVPVGTNATIFGMLKELTGRECHVASNPEFLKEGAAIDDFMKPDRVVVGVRCEFVRDKLEQLYAPFLRTEKPFLSMSPESAEMTKYVANALLATKISFINEMANLCEKMGGDINDVRRGIGHDSRIGFAFLFPGVGYGGSCFPKDVRALTAMTEGKGNIPEMLRAVDNVNERQKTVLFDKVNTQFDGDLKGKRIAIWGLAFKPETDDIREAPALVLIRQLQEAGATVVAHDPEAIENVQAETTGVEFTERAMDALKDADALCVCTDWKAYHQPDFAEMYQLMAQPVVFDGRNLYDPERMKARGYAYHSIGRVAVDGRKA
- the trpA gene encoding Tryptophan synthase alpha chain — protein: MIPELFAKLRADGRKALMPFVTAGDPDLAFTAAVLKEVVGRGASLCEVGVPYSDPIADGPVIQASYTRALEKKIKLAGILDMLGETCPGLGAPAVTMVSYAIIFRHGVERYCDDVASRGVAGLIVPDLPVEESPALAKVAGERGLSLIQLVTPTTPRDRAVRICETSTGFVYYVSVAGITGERTQLPPDLVDNVGWLREQTDLPICIGFGVSQPEHVKLLAPVADGLIVGSAIVKRVAEAASRPHAEVLKEVGDYVATLLAALEE
- a CDS encoding 3-methyl-adenine DNA glycosylase II; protein product: MSSCEVHLPITGPYHLGRTMTVLTMGTGNPCLRHDDHRAQLAIRTPEGPVALAATHRDEALRVVVQGEGAGWIEGRLPALFGLLDDPSTFRPTGRLLKITPKVHGLRLPRLPIAFERLVQVVLQQLIAFRDACRGWRRLLQRFGDEVPGSQGLFTPPAAERLAGLATYELMECDILPKHARTIQRLAKIAPAIERVWGAGVEPGAADRLSEFLLKQPGVGPWTVGYLRGAGLGDADSVVLGDYGHPHHLAHFFTGAERSDDEEMLRLLEPFKPHRYRVLTMVILGAPPPPRRGPRREPLRNRFKP
- a CDS encoding Plasmid stabilization system protein; the encoded protein is MIITDPARSDLACVWEYHAAYRIELADRMVRLIHDQIELTRHHPERGERDPRVGGCRRFLVEPYLVFYQVVDQALYILRIYHSARRIEDLSLTG
- the trpB gene encoding Tryptophan synthase beta chain, with amino-acid sequence MSTTAPPREAASPNVPDAAGRFGDFGGRYVPETLVRALDELAVEYEKSRSDAAFQAELDELWRDFVGRPSPLYHAKRLSQKCGGAQIWFKREDTNHTGAHKINNTLGQCLLTQRMGKKRVIAETGAGQHGVATATACAHFGLPCVVYMGEEDIRRQAPNVFAMKLLGAEVRPVTSGARTLRDAINEAMRDWMASVEETHYILGSVVGPHPFPRIVRDYQSVIGKETITQCQERMGRLPDAVVACVGGGSNAAGMFYPFVEHEGVELIGVEAGGRSDQAGDHASPLTYGQPGVLHGSFSYVMQDDDGQTCDVHSMSAGLDYPGVGPEHSYWKDTQRVRYTSCRDTTAMDAFDACAANEGIMPALESSHAVAMAMEVAAERSPDEVVVVCLSGRGDKDAMEIARLKGVNYG